CGCATAAAGCGCAGCGAAGAACAGCAGCAGAAACAACAGGACAAGGCCATCCTTGATGGCGACGAGGATCTTCCAGACCGAACGGGCAAAGCTCATGGATGCGACTCTATTGTGGACACCCCGGCAATGCCAGCGGGAAACCGCTTGAGCGCAAAGGCCCTGCCCACTAGGGAACTGGTTTCAATGCAAAGCACCAACCTTCCCGCAGCGGGCCGCTATCCAGCGGGCGGCCTCGCCTACCCGCACCGTGACTTGACCGGCATCGGCCAGCTTGCCCGGCATGAGATCCTCTATCTGCTTGATGAGGCGGAACAATGGGTCGATCTCAACCGGCAGAGCCAGAAGAAGACCGATCTTCTGAACGGGTTGACCATCATCAATGCCTTCTTCGAAAATTCCACCCGCACGCTGCTGTCTTTCGAGATCGCGGGCAAACGGCTGGGCGCAGACGTGGTCAACATGCATGCCGCCACCAGCAGCGTGAAGAAGGGCGAAACCCTGATCGACACCGCGATGACGCTCAATGCCATGCGCGCCGATGCGATCGTGATCCGCCACGCCAGTTCGGGCGCAGTGCGGCTGATCGCGGAAAAGGTGGACTGCCCGGTCCTGAACGCGGGCGACGGGCAGCACGAACACCCCACACAGGCGCTGCTTGATGCGCTGACCATGCGTCATGCGCTGAAACTTCCGATCGGGGCCGATCTCAACGGGCTGAAAGTCACCATCTGCGGCGATATCCTGCACAGCCGCGTCGCGCGCTCGAACATCCTCAGCCTGACCGCCCTGGGCGCCGACGTGCGCGTCTGCGCGCCGCCTGCGTTGATGCCGGACGAGGTCGAGGCGATGGGCGTGACCCCGTTCCACGATTTCGACGCCGCGCTGAAAGGCGCGAACGTGGTGATGATGCTGCGGCTCCAGCAGGAACGCATGAGCGGGCAGTTCATCCCCTCCCCGCGCGAATACCGGCACTTGTACGGTCTTACCCCCGAACGGCTGGCGCGGGCGGAACCCGATGCCTTCGTGATGCACCCCGGCCCGATGAACCGGGGGATCGAGATCGATTCGACCGTAGCCGATCATCCCACGCGCAGCCTGATCACCGCGCAAGTTGAAATGGGCGTGGCGATCCGCATGGCCTGTCTTGAAGTGCTGACCCGGCGGACGCGAAACGTGCCCGGCTGGGATGCAGTGGGAGCAGCGGCATGATCGCGCGGCCCCTGACCATCACCGGCGGCAAGCTGGTTCTCGCCACCGGAGAACCACAGCAGGGCGCGGTGCGCTGCGAGGACGGTCGCATCGTGGCGCTGGGCGATATTGCCGCCCACGAAGGCGATGAAGTGTTCGACGCCAAGGGCGCGCTGGTCGCACCGGGCCTTGTTGACCTTGGCGTGTTCGCTATAGACAAGCCCGCGTTCCATTTCGGCGGGATTACCCGCGCCGCATTGATGCCCGATCAAGGCCCGCCGCTCGATCATCCGGCGCGCGTCCGCTTCGCCGCCCAATCGGGCAAGCCGGACTTGTGGGTCCACCCCCTTGCCGCTGCCACGCGCGGGCTGGAAGGCAACGAACTCGCCGAACTGGCGCTGATGCGCGATGCAGGCGCAAAGGCCGTGGCCACGGGGCGCGCATGGATCAGCGATTCGGGCGTCATGCTCCGCCTGCTGCGCTATTGCGCGATGCTGGGTCTGGTCGTCGTCACCCACGCAGAGGACGCCGCGATTACGGGCAAGGCCGTGGCGACTGCTGGCGAAGTGGCGACCCGGCTCGGCCTGCCCTCCGCCCCCGCCGAAGCCGAAGCGCTGGCCGTGGCGCGCGACATTGCGCTGGCCGAACTATCCGGCGCGCATGTCCATTTTCGCCAGGTGACCACTGCCCGCGCGCTCGATCTGGTGCGCGCCGCCAAGGCGCGCGGCATCCGCATAACCGCAGGCGTAACGCCCGCCCACTTCATCCTGTCAGACCTGGAACTGGTCGGCTTCCGCACGTTTTGCCGGATGTCGCCGCCGCTGCGTCGCGATTCGGATCGCAAGGCCGTGATCGCCGCGATTGCCGATGGTACGATTGATGTCATCTCCTCCGGCCACGATCCGCGCGGGCCTGAAGACAAGCGCCTGCCCTTTGCCGATGCCGAACCCGGCATGGCAGGCGCCGAAACGCTGCTGCCGCTGACGCTTACGCTGGTGCGCGATGGCGATATATCGATGGCGCGCGCGTTCGAACTGCTCGGCGCCAATCCGGCAAAGCTGCTGGGCGTGGCGGCAGGGAAGCTCGAAGTCGGCGCAGAGGCAGACTTTGCGATTATCGACCCCGTGCGGCCATGGGTCGTCAATTCCGACAAGATGGCGGCAGCGGCAGGCAACACCCCGTTCGATCGCCGTCCGGTGGAAGGCCGCGTCACCGCGCTGTTCAAGGGCGGTAACCGGGTCGATTGATACGGAAAGGGCGCGGGCACCTTCCGGTCCCCGCGCCCATCTGCTCCCGAAACCGGGTAATCCGTATCAGCGCTTGGCCATGCGCGTTTCCACCGCGCGCTGGCCCGGCAAGGCTCCTCCGGTCCCGCGCAGCACAAGGCAATCCCCGCCCCGCGCCTTGACCGAACCACACAGCGAACTGGCCGAGGCAAGCCCCGCAAAGCCCGCAGCGCGCACACGCCACAAGGTGCGGCCATTGATGGTGACCCTGGTCGTGACATTGCGGTAGCCCGCCAGTGCAGGATTACGCGCGGTAAAGTGCCGCCACGCGCGGCGCGCGCCTTCGGCGGTGGCAAATGCGCCCAACTGCACCTGATGCGTGCTATGGCCGTTGACGGCGGCAACGGGCGCAACGGCCTTTGCCACCTGAACCGGGCGAGCCGGGGCCGATGGCGGCAGATCGATCATCGCCAGTTGCCCCTCGCGCGGCAAAGACGATGCATCGGCTACCGATGGCGCAGGCGCAGCCGGCTGGTCGAGCGGTGCAAGCTCAGCCACGGCGGCCTCAGCCAGCGGCTCGGCCCGCTTTGCCGCTTCGGCGGAAAGCTGTTCGGTCGCGGGGAAATTGGCAAGCGCCAGGGCGGTCGGCTGTCCGGCATCGACACGCAGCGGCACCGAGAGCAACCCGGCCACGCGTTCGCGAGTCAACTCACGCTGGCCCATCATCGCCCACATTTCCATGCGACCGCCCACTTCGGCTGCGGGCAGATCCTGCGACGCCATTGCGCGCGCTTCGCGCCACTGCCCGGCAAGAGCATATGCCAGCGCCAGATTCTGGCGCACCTTCACGGTATTCTCGCCACCGCGAATGGCATCGGACAGCACGGCAACGCCCTGGCCGGTCTGCCCCGCCAGCGCCAGCGCCAGGCCATAATCGGCCGGTTCGAGGCTGTCGCGATAGGAATTGAGCGTGTCGACCGCCTGCGGATAAAGCCCCAGCGCAATATCTGCCAGCGCGAGACTCAGCGCCGTGCGGCTGCTGTCCTCGCCCAGTTCCATCGCCTCGTCATAGGCCTGTCGCGCGGATTCAAAGCGTCCGGCCTTGAGATAGGCGCTGCCCAGCAGCACCCGGTAGGCCGGATTGCGCGGATCGGCCAGCACGGCCTTTTCGGCGCTGTCCACCGCCACCTTGGGATTTCCCTTGGCCAGCGCCGCTTCGGCCGAGGACGCGAACTTGTCAGGGCGGATCGTGCCGGTGGCGCATCCCGTCAGAACACCGGCGGCAAGCGCCGAAGAGACGATCAACCGCGCGGTGCGGTTAGGGACGAAGGCGGAGAAAAGGCGGCTCATTCTCAGGTTTCCTTCGGGCAATCAGTTGCGCGTCGCGCGTCTGGCAAGGGTTTCGACCGCAGGTTGATCGGCAAGAAATCGGTCAAGCGCCTCGATCAGCACTGACTGGGCGCTGCGCGATTCCAGCGTACAGGCAAGACGCAGACGCAAATGGCGATACTGGTCCAGCCGCAGCGTGAACGCGGCCTTGCGGCCTTCGGCCAAAGCCGAGCGCACCTGCTTGCCGCCCTTCATGCGCCGCGTTGTCGCGATCGGAGGCATTTCAGCCACCGCTGCGGCCAGCGCTTCAAGCTGCTGGACGATAACCGGAAGGTCGTCGGAACGGGCATGGCCGGGACGGGTAGCCTCGCCCATGTCGTTCCAGCCCAGATCGTCCGATACGGGCGCGGCTTCGTCCATGCCCGCCAGAAGGCGGGCTTGTTCTTCGGCGCTCAACACCAGTTGCGGGCGCATCGCCGGGCGCGCGGCGCCCTTGCGGGCCAGCAGTCCCGATGACAGCGAGGCGAGGGGCTTGGCGGCGCTCATCAAACCGCCTCCATCAAGAACCGGCAACGCGGCGGCCGAAGCCACCCATCGGCCGCTGCATCCCGCCAGCCATGGGCATCGCGGATGCCTGCTGCGGCACGGCAAACACCGTGCGGCGGAAATTCTTTTCCAGCCGTTCCGATACGTAAGTCCACAGCGCGGTCACTTCCGCGGCAGATTTGCCGTTCGGATCGCACTCCATCACCGTGCGGCCATCGATCATCGATGCGGCAAAATCGGTGCGCTGATGCAGGGTGACCGGCGCCACCGTGCCATGCTGCGACAATGCCACCGCGGCTTCAGACGTGATCCGCGCCTTGGGTGTGGCCGCGTTGACCACGAAGATCAGTGGCTTGCCTGCGCGGTCGCAAAGATCGACGGTTGCACCAACCGCGCGCAGATCGTGCGGGCTGGGCCGCGTCGGCACCACGATCAGTTCGGCGACCGAGATCACCGACTGGATCGCCATGGTAATTGCAGGCGGCGTGTCGATCACGGCCAGCTTGAAGCCCTGCTGCCGCAGGATCGCCAGATCGCTGGCCAGCCGCGCAACCGTGGTCTGGGCAAAGGCCGGGAATTCGGCCTCGCGTTCGTTCCACCAATCGGACAGCGAGCCTTGCGGATCGATATCGATCAGGACAACGGGTCCCGCGCCCGCCCGCTGGGCCTGGACGGCCAGGTGCCCGGACAAGGTCGTCTTGCCCGATCCACCCTTCTGTGATGCCAATGCCAGTACGCGCAAAGCCAAACCCCCGTCAAAATCGCGAACTCTTGAGTATGGATTCGCAGAATGGGTTGAAATTTTGGTTAAGATGATTGCACGATTGCGTTCAGCATTGCTCCCACACCGCCGCAAATGGTGCTGCCAATCCTGCAAAATCAGCGCTAAGACTTCGCTAACGCCTCGTTGACTATATCCCGCACACAGCAAAGGCCGGGCGGCATGACCGGGCCAGCAAGGGTTGCAACCTGAACCGCTTGAAGTCTCGCAGCAGGAACGGACGTTCACATCATGTCACCTCGGCAAATCATGTCACCTCGGCAAATCATGTCACCTCGGCAAATCATGTCACTTTCCCGAATCACCGCACCGTGGAAGCTCGCGGCCCTATCCACGGCAGCGCTGGCACTGGCCACCTCGCCCGCGCTGGCTGACGTGAAGGCCGGCGTCGATGCGTGGTCGCGCGGGGAACACGCGGTGGCGGTCAAGGAATGGCTCGGCCCTGCGGCCAAGGGCGATCCCGATGCGCAGTTCAACATGGGCCAGGCCTACAAGCTGGGCAAAGGCGTTCCGCAAGACAGCAAGCGCGCAGAGGCATGGTATCGCAAGGCGGCCGAAAACGGCCATATCAAGGCCGCCGATACGCTTGGCCTGCTGATGTTCCAGGATGGCCGCAAGACAGACGCGGTGCCGTTCCTTCAGGCCTCTGCCGAACGCGGCGATCCGCGCGCGCAATACATCATGGGCATTGCCCACTTCAACGGCGATGTCGTGGGCAAGGACTGGGTGCGCGCCTATGCGCTGATGAGTCGCTCCGCTTCCGCTGGACTGGAGCAGGCCGTGCGCGGTCTTGCCACGATGGACGGGGTTATCCCGCTCGAACAGCGGCAGTTGGGTGTTTCACTGGCCGGAGAGCTTGAACAGAAGGCGCAGGCCAATCGCGCGCAGCAATTCGCCGCCGCCGATCTGGGCGTCAAACCCGCGCCTACCGCGCCCCTGCGCACCGCGCAGGCCGGAACTGCGCTCGAACGGACCGAACTGCCGCCGTCCACCCCCGCGCCATCGGGTCCGGTCACTGCCGGGGCAGATTTTGCCAATCCGGTAGTGATTTCAACGCCGAAGCGGATTGTCGGTGCCGCCTCCGTGCCACCAAAGCCTGTCAAAAGCACCACCCCACCTCCCGTGGCAAAACCTGCCGCTGCGCCGAAACCCGCCCCCGCCGCAAAAGGCAACTGGCGTATCCAGCTTGGCGCGTTCGGCGTGAAAGCCAATGCCGACGGGCTATGGGCCAAAGTGCGCAATCGCCCCGAAATCGCAGGCCATGGCCGGATCGATCTCGCTTCGGGCAGTGTCACGCGCCTGCTGGCTGGTGGCTATGCTGGACAAACCGAAGCAGCCAAAGCTTGTGCCGCGCTCAAGTCTGGCGGGTTCACCTGCCTGGTGATACAGCCGTGATGGCTTGGCTACCGAACATCCCCATTCCCGCATAGAAGCGCTTGATTTCCTGCGCGGCATCGCCGTGCTGGGCATTCTTGCAATCAATATCACCGGCATGTGGGGACCATCGCTCGCTACCTTTTCGCCCGCGATCCCCCGTCTCGAACCCGGTGGCGCTGCATGGTTCGGCTTTGCCTTCGTGGTCTTCGAAGGGAAGATGCGGGCACTTTTCAGCCTGCTGTTCGGGGCGAGCATGGTGTTGTTCGCCGATGCGGCAGAGCGCCGGGGCGCCGATCCCGACATCGCGCAGTTGCGCCGCCTCATCTGGCTGGCGCTGTTCGGCTACCTCCATTTCGCGCTGCTGTGGTGGGGCGATATCCTGTTCACTTACGCACTGTGCGGCCTCGGCGCGCTGGCGCTGCGTCACTTGTCCCCGCTCCGTCAGGTGGCCATCGCGCTGCCGTTCTATATCCTTTCGCAAACCATCGAGGCGCTGCTAGATCTGCCGGGGATCTTTACCGAACAGGCAGTTCTGGCAGGCACGGCTGCGCCTGCGGATGTCACCGAACAAGCACAAATGATGCTGCGCATCGGCGCATCCGTCGCCCACGATGTTGCAGTGCTTCAGGCCGGTTTCTTCGAGGCCGTTCGCCTGAAACTTGCCCATTCGCCGCTGCAACCGCTCACCGTTACCCTGTCCACTTTCACCGAAACCGTGCCGTTGATGCTGGTGGGCATGGCCGCGTTGCGCAGCGGCTTTGCCACCACATGGTCGCGTCTTACGCTTGCGACCATCGCGCTGTGCGGAATCCTGCTCGGCGGCATACCGACGGTGCTGGCGTTGCAATGGCTGTCCTCCCACGGGTGGCCTCCGCGCGCGATGTTTGCCGCCATCGAACACGGCATGGCCCTGCCTCACCTGCTGATGGCGGCGGGATATGCCGCCGCGCTCGTGCTGGCCTTCCCGCAGCTGCGCGCCACCACGATCGGACGCGCGCTGACGGCAGCGGGGCGCTGCGCGTTCACCAATTATCTTGGCACCAGCGCCCTGATGGGCGCGATCTTCTGTGGCTGGGGTCTGGGTCTTGGCCCGGAAGTGCCGCGAGCATGGCTCCCCGCCTTCGTCCTGCTCGGCTGGGCCGCCATGCTCGCCTGGCCGCAGTGGTGGCTATCGCGTTTCCGGCAAGGGCCGCTGGAAGGCCTGTGGCGCAGGCTTGCCCTGCCCACCATCGGTTAGCCCCGGCGCAGGCTTGCCCTGCCTGCGCGGATTTAGCGCGGCCCAATCCATCGCGCGCACCGGCCCATGGCTCAGTCGCGCCAGCGTCCGGTCTGCCAGTTCCAGCATCGCCCGCGCCCGCCACTGCCGCCACGCCGGAATGCACAGGTCATCCGCTGCAAAAGAACTTTCGCGCGCAGGTCCCAGCAACCGCGCTTCGAAATCCGCGATCAGCGCCGGGTTGCGCACCACCGCCACGATATCGCTGCTGGTGCGGTGCGATGCGAAGTTGAAGTTGCTCGATCCCAGCACCAGCGCCTCACCATCGATCAACATGGCCTTGGCATGGGTCATCTCCGGCAATAGCCGCAAGGCGATTCCCGCAGGCTGCGCCACGCCCGCCAGATAATCGCGGATCACCGGCTTGTTGTTGGGCGCCGGGCTGTAAATGGTCACGTGCGCCCCACCTCGCGCGGCTTGCGCCATTGCGCCCACGAACGGCATGGTCGGATAAGCGCTGACCATCTCCACCGATGCCCGTGCGTTCGCCACCAGATCGATCAACGGCTGCATCATCCGGTCATTGGTATCGCCATCAAGGCAGATCAGTTGCAGATCACCGAAGGTGGCGCTCACGCCGCGCGGGGTTCCGACCCAGTCGTTGTCGAAATCACCGAGCAGGAAATCGGCAACTTCGGCATCCTCGATCCGCAGCATCAGATCGTGCCATGCGAAGTTGTGATCGGAAAAGTTGATCCCGCCGATGTGCGCCACATCGTCCATCACCAGCAATTTCTTGTGATTGCGCAAAGGATAGCGCAGTGGACGGCCCAGCACCGGATTTGTCACGCGCACCGGCACGCCCGCTGCGTTCATCTGATCGAACATCGCCAGCGTCGCGCGCGCTTCGGCGATCACTTCGGCGGGACGGAACGGCAGGGGCAGCATCGTGTCGTTGATCACGTTGCGGCTGTAATCGTCCACCAGCACACGGCGTATAGCAGCTGGCGATGCAAGGATCGCCTCGGCCACGCCCATGCCCGCAGTATCGGCCTCGAATGTCATCGCCTGGATCGCCACGCGGTGTCTTGCCGCCGCCAGATCGAGTTCGGCCTGATTCCAGAATGCGCTCGAACCGACCAGCAGCCGGTAGCGATCGTCTTTTGCACCCATGTATTTCTCCCGGCCAAGCCATTGGCACGAAAGCCTTTGCCTGTCGATGCATCCGCGCGCGCTCCAGCTCCGTTAACCACATTTGAAAAGGATTGCCGGACCCCGCGTCCCGGTGCGGGACGGCCTTTTCTGGAGACTCGCAACCCCGCGCGTTAACGCCTAATTGTTAAGGCGAAAGGAGCGACACGGGCCATGACGAAGCAAGCAACCATCTGGAGCAAGCGCTGGGTGCGCCTGCCGCTCGGCTTCGTCGCAACCTCGCTCGCCTCGCTGCTGGCATTCCACGCCGGGCAGGACATCGCCGAAGTCGCATTCGGCAATGGCACCGCCGAAGCCGCGCCAATGATCGCCGCCGCGCCGAAGCCTGCGGTCGCTGCACTCGCCGCAAAACCCGTCGACAGCCCGTTCGTGGTCAAATCGATCCTGCCGATCAATGAACCGATCAAGTTCGGCAAGTTCTACTGGGATGAAACCCGCGCCCCTGCCACCGGCCCGCTGGTGGTGACGGTGGACCTCACCGCCCGCGTGATCAGCGTGTTCCGCGACGGCCATGAAATCGGTGCCGCAGCGATCCTCAAGGGCTATGGCGAAAAACCCACCCCTACCGGCGTGTTCCCGATCACGCAGAAGGACGCCGATCACGTCTCGAACATCTATGATGCGCCCATGCCGCACATGATGCGCCTGACCAACGATGGCGTTTCGATTCACGGCAGCAAGGTGGAAAAGGGCTATGCCACCAACGGTTGCATCGGCGTACCCGATGATTTCGCCGCCAACCTGTTCAAGCTGGCCAAACTGGGTGACAAGGTCATCATCACCGACGGGAAGAAAATGACCCTCGGCGATCCGATCCTTGCGGGCGAACACGCGCTGTAGGGCGTTGCGCGCTCGGTCATAAAACCAGATCCGCACCATTCGTCATTGCGAGCGTAGCAAAGCAACCCAGAGCGTCACAGCGCATGACTCTGGATTGCTTCGCTACGCTCGCAACGACGCAATTTGTGGGTCAGGATTATCAGATCACCTCATATCCCTCGCCCAGCGCGGCCTTGAGCTTGTCCAGCGCCTGCGCTTTCAACTGGTGCACACGCGGAATGCTCACGCCCAGCACTTCGGCGATTTCGGCAAGGTTCAGTTCCTCGACGAAATAGAGCTGGATGATCATCTGCAACCGTTCGGGCAATTCGCCGATGGCTTCAGCCACCGCCTCGCGCATTTCCTGATCGGCCAGCATGGCAAAACTATCGGGCCGATCATCGGCAAACGCCGAATTGCTGTCGGAATAGGCATCGTCGATATGCTCGAACCGCAAGGGTTCATCGGCGGCGCGCTGATCGGCAAGCTGATTTTCGGTCAGCCCCATCGCCGCGGCCAGTTCCGCCTCGCTCGGCGGATGGCCAAGTTCGGTCGATAGCGCCGCCATCTTCTCGCGCAGCGCGCGCCGCCGCTCGGTGGCAGACCGGGAAAGCGGCGTCGATCGGCGCACCAGATCGACCATCGCCCCGCGCACCCGCAGCTTGGCATAAGCGGCAAAGCCGTCCTCCGTCGGGCCGGAATGGCGCTGCGAACATTCGGTCAGCGCCACCAGCCCCGCCTGGATCAGGTCTTCCATTTCCATTCCGGCGCGCCCGGAACCGTGGACGTGCCACGCCAGACGCTTCACCATCGGCAGGAACCGTCTGATGCGGTCGGCCGCTTCGTCCTTGGTATAGGCCTGTGCGGCTGCAAATCCGCGCGGATCGTGTTTCATGCGGCAATTCCCTCAGGCTGCGGCATCGCTTCGCTCTCTTGTTGGGGCGCATCGCCGCCGATGACCGAGATCACCTCGATGGGCTGCGATGGCGGAAGTTCGGAAATCGACAGGACAAGGCACTGCGGCGCGCGCAGGCGGAGCAGCGCGGCCAGCGGGCGTCGCGCGCGCGGCTGCACGATCAGGGCAATCGGCGGCGCAGCAGGGCCGCGTTCGGAAATGATCGCAGAGACGCGCTCGCCAATCCCGCGCGCCAGATCCGGTTCGATCACCGGCTGGCCCGTTGCGGGATCGTGCATTCCCGCCACGATCATCTGTTCAAGTCCTGCTTCCAGCGTGACTACGGGCAGGCGGTCGTCAGGCGCGCAAATCCGCCCCACCACCATCTCGCCCAGCGCCGCGCGGAGCAGGTCCACCAGCCGGTCATGATCGGTCGTCTGTTGCAGCGCCTGGCTCAGCGCCGAAAGGATCGGCAGCGGATGCGCGATAGACAGGCCATCGTCGAGCAACGCGTGGAACAGTCGCGTCAGCGCGCCCAGAGACATCGGCGCCGGATGGATCGTCTCGACCAGCCCGACAGAGCGCTCCTTCACGCCTTCG
This genomic interval from Novosphingobium sp. CECT 9465 contains the following:
- a CDS encoding aspartate carbamoyltransferase catalytic subunit; the protein is MQSTNLPAAGRYPAGGLAYPHRDLTGIGQLARHEILYLLDEAEQWVDLNRQSQKKTDLLNGLTIINAFFENSTRTLLSFEIAGKRLGADVVNMHAATSSVKKGETLIDTAMTLNAMRADAIVIRHASSGAVRLIAEKVDCPVLNAGDGQHEHPTQALLDALTMRHALKLPIGADLNGLKVTICGDILHSRVARSNILSLTALGADVRVCAPPALMPDEVEAMGVTPFHDFDAALKGANVVMMLRLQQERMSGQFIPSPREYRHLYGLTPERLARAEPDAFVMHPGPMNRGIEIDSTVADHPTRSLITAQVEMGVAIRMACLEVLTRRTRNVPGWDAVGAAA
- a CDS encoding dihydroorotase family protein; translated protein: MIARPLTITGGKLVLATGEPQQGAVRCEDGRIVALGDIAAHEGDEVFDAKGALVAPGLVDLGVFAIDKPAFHFGGITRAALMPDQGPPLDHPARVRFAAQSGKPDLWVHPLAAATRGLEGNELAELALMRDAGAKAVATGRAWISDSGVMLRLLRYCAMLGLVVVTHAEDAAITGKAVATAGEVATRLGLPSAPAEAEALAVARDIALAELSGAHVHFRQVTTARALDLVRAAKARGIRITAGVTPAHFILSDLELVGFRTFCRMSPPLRRDSDRKAVIAAIADGTIDVISSGHDPRGPEDKRLPFADAEPGMAGAETLLPLTLTLVRDGDISMARAFELLGANPAKLLGVAAGKLEVGAEADFAIIDPVRPWVVNSDKMAAAAGNTPFDRRPVEGRVTALFKGGNRVD
- a CDS encoding SPOR domain-containing protein; protein product: MSRLFSAFVPNRTARLIVSSALAAGVLTGCATGTIRPDKFASSAEAALAKGNPKVAVDSAEKAVLADPRNPAYRVLLGSAYLKAGRFESARQAYDEAMELGEDSSRTALSLALADIALGLYPQAVDTLNSYRDSLEPADYGLALALAGQTGQGVAVLSDAIRGGENTVKVRQNLALAYALAGQWREARAMASQDLPAAEVGGRMEMWAMMGQRELTRERVAGLLSVPLRVDAGQPTALALANFPATEQLSAEAAKRAEPLAEAAVAELAPLDQPAAPAPSVADASSLPREGQLAMIDLPPSAPARPVQVAKAVAPVAAVNGHSTHQVQLGAFATAEGARRAWRHFTARNPALAGYRNVTTRVTINGRTLWRVRAAGFAGLASASSLCGSVKARGGDCLVLRGTGGALPGQRAVETRMAKR
- a CDS encoding ParA family protein is translated as MRVLALASQKGGSGKTTLSGHLAVQAQRAGAGPVVLIDIDPQGSLSDWWNEREAEFPAFAQTTVARLASDLAILRQQGFKLAVIDTPPAITMAIQSVISVAELIVVPTRPSPHDLRAVGATVDLCDRAGKPLIFVVNAATPKARITSEAAVALSQHGTVAPVTLHQRTDFAASMIDGRTVMECDPNGKSAAEVTALWTYVSERLEKNFRRTVFAVPQQASAMPMAGGMQRPMGGFGRRVAGS
- a CDS encoding SPOR domain-containing protein, yielding MSLSRITAPWKLAALSTAALALATSPALADVKAGVDAWSRGEHAVAVKEWLGPAAKGDPDAQFNMGQAYKLGKGVPQDSKRAEAWYRKAAENGHIKAADTLGLLMFQDGRKTDAVPFLQASAERGDPRAQYIMGIAHFNGDVVGKDWVRAYALMSRSASAGLEQAVRGLATMDGVIPLEQRQLGVSLAGELEQKAQANRAQQFAAADLGVKPAPTAPLRTAQAGTALERTELPPSTPAPSGPVTAGADFANPVVISTPKRIVGAASVPPKPVKSTTPPPVAKPAAAPKPAPAAKGNWRIQLGAFGVKANADGLWAKVRNRPEIAGHGRIDLASGSVTRLLAGGYAGQTEAAKACAALKSGGFTCLVIQP
- a CDS encoding DUF418 domain-containing protein yields the protein MATEHPHSRIEALDFLRGIAVLGILAINITGMWGPSLATFSPAIPRLEPGGAAWFGFAFVVFEGKMRALFSLLFGASMVLFADAAERRGADPDIAQLRRLIWLALFGYLHFALLWWGDILFTYALCGLGALALRHLSPLRQVAIALPFYILSQTIEALLDLPGIFTEQAVLAGTAAPADVTEQAQMMLRIGASVAHDVAVLQAGFFEAVRLKLAHSPLQPLTVTLSTFTETVPLMLVGMAALRSGFATTWSRLTLATIALCGILLGGIPTVLALQWLSSHGWPPRAMFAAIEHGMALPHLLMAAGYAAALVLAFPQLRATTIGRALTAAGRCAFTNYLGTSALMGAIFCGWGLGLGPEVPRAWLPAFVLLGWAAMLAWPQWWLSRFRQGPLEGLWRRLALPTIG
- a CDS encoding phosphatidylserine/phosphatidylglycerophosphate/cardiolipin synthase family protein, encoding MGAKDDRYRLLVGSSAFWNQAELDLAAARHRVAIQAMTFEADTAGMGVAEAILASPAAIRRVLVDDYSRNVINDTMLPLPFRPAEVIAEARATLAMFDQMNAAGVPVRVTNPVLGRPLRYPLRNHKKLLVMDDVAHIGGINFSDHNFAWHDLMLRIEDAEVADFLLGDFDNDWVGTPRGVSATFGDLQLICLDGDTNDRMMQPLIDLVANARASVEMVSAYPTMPFVGAMAQAARGGAHVTIYSPAPNNKPVIRDYLAGVAQPAGIALRLLPEMTHAKAMLIDGEALVLGSSNFNFASHRTSSDIVAVVRNPALIADFEARLLGPARESSFAADDLCIPAWRQWRARAMLELADRTLARLSHGPVRAMDWAALNPRRQGKPAPGLTDGGQGKPAPQAFQRPLPETR
- a CDS encoding L,D-transpeptidase family protein, which translates into the protein MTKQATIWSKRWVRLPLGFVATSLASLLAFHAGQDIAEVAFGNGTAEAAPMIAAAPKPAVAALAAKPVDSPFVVKSILPINEPIKFGKFYWDETRAPATGPLVVTVDLTARVISVFRDGHEIGAAAILKGYGEKPTPTGVFPITQKDADHVSNIYDAPMPHMMRLTNDGVSIHGSKVEKGYATNGCIGVPDDFAANLFKLAKLGDKVIITDGKKMTLGDPILAGEHAL
- a CDS encoding sigma-70 family RNA polymerase sigma factor, with product MKHDPRGFAAAQAYTKDEAADRIRRFLPMVKRLAWHVHGSGRAGMEMEDLIQAGLVALTECSQRHSGPTEDGFAAYAKLRVRGAMVDLVRRSTPLSRSATERRRALREKMAALSTELGHPPSEAELAAAMGLTENQLADQRAADEPLRFEHIDDAYSDSNSAFADDRPDSFAMLADQEMREAVAEAIGELPERLQMIIQLYFVEELNLAEIAEVLGVSIPRVHQLKAQALDKLKAALGEGYEVI